The following proteins come from a genomic window of Bombyx mori chromosome 18, ASM3026992v2:
- the LOC692685 gene encoding promoting protein precursor — translation MALYSSLLFAAFLGCGLAEFNVVTTRLCREVDASACTVNEVRIDPCVNSRLCHLKKGKNAKVSFDFTPQFSTTKLKTGLFGLKNGAEIPFDALYNADACTLTSCPTEAGKTQTLDFSLHIGKKLPTGNFEFKWKLWNEDNESQMCCYRTNVRLV, via the exons ATGGCTCTCTACTCTTCGCTGTTATTCGCTGCATTCCTCGGCTGTGGTCTAGCTGAATTCAACGTCGTCACCACAAGGCTATGCCGGGAAG TGGACGCCAGCGCGTGTACTGTGAACGAGGTCCGAATTGACCCCTGTGTTAACAGTCGACTGTGCCACCTCAAGAAAGGGAAAAACGCGAAGGTTTCTTTCGACTTTACACCAC AATTCTCCACAACTAAACTCAAGACCGGCCTCTTTGGGTTGAAGAATGGCGCTGAAATTCCTTTTGATGCTCTCTACAATGCTGACGCTTGCACACTCACGTCATGTCCCACCGAAGCTGGCAAAACTCAAACCTTAGACTTTAGTTTGCATATTGGAAAAAAACTGCCTACG GGAAACTTTGAATTCAAATGGAAGCTTTGGAATGAAGACAATGAGAGCCAGATGTGCTGCTACAGAACGAATGTCAGGCTTGTTTAG
- the LOC101744177 gene encoding uncharacterized protein LOC101744177 isoform X4 gives MVEFALENNQAGTSADYRQYHENYNYNMQQNQSGTRNGNYDSPKPPVPAKTYGTKIDATNNSQQITVTVETGKDSTRDAPRSNKSVSKTYHTLKDMISSRFKSKDGSEDKAEESNLNNSEERKRPEPEPITPRDTGPRKVEQGIYGRPVPQNRPEVQYSHGVANNMAYPSPSPHRQLMQQQIVQQKMLLNHQARSQEMLASPHRPQPQALGSDALYQQYGPPGRRSAVYQRDMDVRSMANFTSLKTSPQTQFESHSRPDLRSPQQLEREIIRQRGLVEGRRAASHPHLLDEPQSRPEASTPYSHDRSRRNSHANLLEATEENLHRNDERESDDGGFRARLAAQGRSSFEDRIRTSGRSIESQRIHENVYRRTPDSHNRRTPDSVGPKREDTLTTGQAANDENASQKSADSVYHSSGKTEAYNPQPSSSRQTPNRIEDLKATGKKGAGSGASSDYDKNGGQSSNVDSGRGSVAYSSGRRPEASIHDTSADSDAVGSRVQPQPGPSQETAAQSVENEWADLVECELRQILEPKLSSMRLDSSGSSDSSVTPPLPPLSPSSDMHKRNSLPGRSSEYPDERRRGRESPRWHSHKKHSSKRDHHYKKHLVDTTDMTSTTTRSLDLSSLLDARSDTDASAGDARAIRRQLRGLENMYAEVLQLLGVRKPISAHKHSWEARLSSKRRYGSMSSLPSSSVSSRPVRDKRRSSNEHRKKQDYKGINKRFQRLESHVVTLARSVAHLSSEMRTQHLVMQEMDTIRAEIAALRHMYKSQQHIRSGHQRHSDPYSFSNPDRVKRLTKFFGDEPPLMRLFLKKLGYEKYAALLEKEKVGAAELPYVGEDRLRALGVPLGPRMRILKEAGIHQELHHLSRDDPHNTTTTLAIV, from the exons ATGGTCGAATTCGCTTTGGAAaat AACCAAGCCGGCACATCGGCCGACTACAGACAATACCACGAGAACTACAATTACAACATGCAGCAGAATCAGAGTGGTACTAGAAATGGCAACTACGATTCTCCCAAACCACCAGTGCCCGCCAAAACATACGGCACCAAAATTGACGCCACGAATAATTCACAACAGATTACGGTTACCGTAGAGACAGGCAAAGATAGCACAAGAGACGCACCGAGAAGTAACAAATCCGTTAGTAAAACGTATCATACACTAAAAGACATGATTTCTAGTAGATTTAAAAGTAAGGACGGGAGTGAAGATAAAGCAGAAGAATCCAATTTAAACAACAGTGAAGAGAGAAAACGGCCTGAGCCTGAACCGATAACGCCGAGAGATACTGGTCCCAGGAAAGTGGAGCAAGGTATATACGGACGACCAGTTCCGCAAAACAGGCCGGAGGTGCAATACAGTCATGGAGTGGCTAATAATATGGCGTATCCAAGTCCATCGCCGCATAG GCAACTAATGCAACAGCAAATCGTCCAACAAAAGATGCTACTGAACCACCAAGCCAGATCGCAGGAGATGTTGGCGTCGCCCCATCGACCCCAACCTCAGGCGCTTGGTTCCGACGCCCTATACCAGCAGTACGGACCTCCGGGACGAAGAAGCGCGGTGTACCAACGGGACATGGACGTGAGGTCTATGGCCAATTTCACATCCTTGAAAACTAGTCCACAAACACAG TTCGAATCGCATTCAAGACCAGATCTTCGAAGTCCACAGCAATTAGAACGAGAGATCATCCGGCAACGAGGATTAGTCGAAGGCAGACGGGCAGCATCACATCCTCATCTACTAGATGAACCGCAATCAAGACCTGAAGCATCCACTCCATACAGTCATGACAGATCCAGGCGGAACTCTCACGCTAACCTTCTAGAAGCAACTGAAGAAAACCTTCACAGAAACGATGAAAGAGAATCGGATGATGGAGGGTTCAGAGCTAGATTAGCTGCACAAGGGAGGTCAAGTTTCGAAGATAGAATCAGGACGAGTGGTAGATCTATAGAATCTCAGCGAATACACGAAAATGTATACAGAAGAACGCCTGACAGCCATAATCGTAGGACGCCGGATTCAGTGGGACCAAAACGCGAAGATACTTTAACGACGGGACAGGCGGCAAACGATGAGAATGCAAGCCAAAAGTCCGCAGACAGCGTTTACCATTCTAGTGGGAAAACTGAAGCATACAATCCGCAGCCCTCCTCGTCACGGCAAACCCCGAATAGAATAGAAGATTTGAAAGCTACCGGGAAGAAAGGGGCAGGATCTGGTGCCAGTTCAG ACTACGACAAGAACGGCGGTCAGTCGTCGAATGTGGACTCCGGGCGAGGTAGCGTAGCCTACTCCAGCGGGAGACGACCAGAAGCCAGTATACATGACACCTCGGCTGATTCCGATGCGGTCGGATCGAGAGTTCAGCCCCAACCTGGACCAAGCCAGGAAACCGCTGCACAAA gcGTAGAAAACGAATGGGCCGATTTAGTGGAATGCGAGCTCCGTCAGATCTTAGAACCGAAACTATCCAGCATGAGGCTTGACTCGTCAGGAAGCTCGGATAGTTCAGTGACCCCGCCCCTCCCACCGTTATCACCTTCTTCAGACATGCACAAGAGAAATAG TCTACCAGGTCGTTCCTCAGAGTACCCTGATGAGAGGAGACGAGGTAGAGAATCGCCACGGTGGCATTCACACAAGAAGCATTCTTCGAAACGCGATCATCattataaaaaacatt TGGTGGACACGACGGACATGACGTCGACGACGACGCGCAGCCTGGACCTGTCGTCGCTGCTGGACGCGCGCTCGGACACGGACGCGAGCGCGGGGGACGCGCGCGCCATCCGCCGCCAGCTGCGCGGCCTCGAGAACATGTACGCGGAGGTGCTGCAGCTGCTCGGCGTGCGGAAGCCCATCTCCGCGCACAAGCACTCCTGGGAGGCCAG GTTGTCGTCGAAGCGTCGCTATGGCAGCATGTCCTCGCTCCCCTCCAGCTCAGTGAGCAGTCGCCCCGTCAGGGACAAGAGACGGAGCTCCAATGAGCACAGGAAGAAACAGGACTACAAG GGTATAAACAAGCGGTTCCAGCGGCTGGAGTCGCACGTGGTGACGCTGGCGCGCTCCGTCGCGCACCTGTCCAGCGAAATGAGAACCCAGCACCTCGTCATGCAGGAGATGGACACCATCCGCGCAGAGATCGCGGCCCTCAGGCATATGTACAA GTCCCAGCAACACATCCGTTCAGGTCACCAGCGGCATTCGGATCCGTATTCATTCAGTAACCCGGACAGGGTGAAGCGGCTCACCAAGTTCTTCGGAGATGAACCGCCACTAATGAGATTGTTTCTGAAGAAACTCGGCTATGAG AAGTACGCAGCGTTACTTGAGAAGGAGAAGGTGGGTGCTGCGGAGCTCCCATACGTCGGCGAGGACAGGCTGCGGGCGCTGGGCGTGCCGCTAGGACCCAGGATGAGGATCCTCAAAGAAGCCGGCATACATCAGGAACTACACCACTTATCCAGAGACGACCCCCACAACACCACCACGACCCTGGCTATTGTATAA
- the LOC101744177 gene encoding uncharacterized protein LOC101744177 isoform X3 → MPPAPEAALPGVPAPPGPAALHTHSAKFPIEREVILSSGEKNSKVPILQEARKRGRLGAVAPDTPPKTLSAWTHSENQAGTSADYRQYHENYNYNMQQNQSGTRNGNYDSPKPPVPAKTYGTKIDATNNSQQITVTVETGKDSTRDAPRSNKSVSKTYHTLKDMISSRFKSKDGSEDKAEESNLNNSEERKRPEPEPITPRDTGPRKVEQGIYGRPVPQNRPEVQYSHGVANNMAYPSPSPHRQLMQQQIVQQKMLLNHQARSQEMLASPHRPQPQALGSDALYQQYGPPGRRSAVYQRDMDVRSMANFTSLKTSPQTQFESHSRPDLRSPQQLEREIIRQRGLVEGRRAASHPHLLDEPQSRPEASTPYSHDRSRRNSHANLLEATEENLHRNDERESDDGGFRARLAAQGRSSFEDRIRTSGRSIESQRIHENVYRRTPDSHNRRTPDSVGPKREDTLTTGQAANDENASQKSADSVYHSSGKTEAYNPQPSSSRQTPNRIEDLKATGKKGAGSGASSDYDKNGGQSSNVDSGRGSVAYSSGRRPEASIHDTSADSDAVGSRVQPQPGPSQETAAQSVENEWADLVECELRQILEPKLSSMRLDSSGSSDSSVTPPLPPLSPSSDMHKRNSLPGRSSEYPDERRRGRESPRWHSHKKHSSKRDHHYKKHLVDTTDMTSTTTRSLDLSSLLDARSDTDASAGDARAIRRQLRGLENMYAEVLQLLGVRKPISAHKHSWEARLSSKRRYGSMSSLPSSSVSSRPVRDKRRSSNEHRKKQDYKGINKRFQRLESHVVTLARSVAHLSSEMRTQHLVMQEMDTIRAEIAALRHMYKSQQHIRSGHQRHSDPYSFSNPDRVKRLTKFFGDEPPLMRLFLKKLGYEKYAALLEKEKVGAAELPYVGEDRLRALGVPLGPRMRILKEAGIHQELHHLSRDDPHNTTTTLAIV, encoded by the exons AACCAAGCCGGCACATCGGCCGACTACAGACAATACCACGAGAACTACAATTACAACATGCAGCAGAATCAGAGTGGTACTAGAAATGGCAACTACGATTCTCCCAAACCACCAGTGCCCGCCAAAACATACGGCACCAAAATTGACGCCACGAATAATTCACAACAGATTACGGTTACCGTAGAGACAGGCAAAGATAGCACAAGAGACGCACCGAGAAGTAACAAATCCGTTAGTAAAACGTATCATACACTAAAAGACATGATTTCTAGTAGATTTAAAAGTAAGGACGGGAGTGAAGATAAAGCAGAAGAATCCAATTTAAACAACAGTGAAGAGAGAAAACGGCCTGAGCCTGAACCGATAACGCCGAGAGATACTGGTCCCAGGAAAGTGGAGCAAGGTATATACGGACGACCAGTTCCGCAAAACAGGCCGGAGGTGCAATACAGTCATGGAGTGGCTAATAATATGGCGTATCCAAGTCCATCGCCGCATAG GCAACTAATGCAACAGCAAATCGTCCAACAAAAGATGCTACTGAACCACCAAGCCAGATCGCAGGAGATGTTGGCGTCGCCCCATCGACCCCAACCTCAGGCGCTTGGTTCCGACGCCCTATACCAGCAGTACGGACCTCCGGGACGAAGAAGCGCGGTGTACCAACGGGACATGGACGTGAGGTCTATGGCCAATTTCACATCCTTGAAAACTAGTCCACAAACACAG TTCGAATCGCATTCAAGACCAGATCTTCGAAGTCCACAGCAATTAGAACGAGAGATCATCCGGCAACGAGGATTAGTCGAAGGCAGACGGGCAGCATCACATCCTCATCTACTAGATGAACCGCAATCAAGACCTGAAGCATCCACTCCATACAGTCATGACAGATCCAGGCGGAACTCTCACGCTAACCTTCTAGAAGCAACTGAAGAAAACCTTCACAGAAACGATGAAAGAGAATCGGATGATGGAGGGTTCAGAGCTAGATTAGCTGCACAAGGGAGGTCAAGTTTCGAAGATAGAATCAGGACGAGTGGTAGATCTATAGAATCTCAGCGAATACACGAAAATGTATACAGAAGAACGCCTGACAGCCATAATCGTAGGACGCCGGATTCAGTGGGACCAAAACGCGAAGATACTTTAACGACGGGACAGGCGGCAAACGATGAGAATGCAAGCCAAAAGTCCGCAGACAGCGTTTACCATTCTAGTGGGAAAACTGAAGCATACAATCCGCAGCCCTCCTCGTCACGGCAAACCCCGAATAGAATAGAAGATTTGAAAGCTACCGGGAAGAAAGGGGCAGGATCTGGTGCCAGTTCAG ACTACGACAAGAACGGCGGTCAGTCGTCGAATGTGGACTCCGGGCGAGGTAGCGTAGCCTACTCCAGCGGGAGACGACCAGAAGCCAGTATACATGACACCTCGGCTGATTCCGATGCGGTCGGATCGAGAGTTCAGCCCCAACCTGGACCAAGCCAGGAAACCGCTGCACAAA gcGTAGAAAACGAATGGGCCGATTTAGTGGAATGCGAGCTCCGTCAGATCTTAGAACCGAAACTATCCAGCATGAGGCTTGACTCGTCAGGAAGCTCGGATAGTTCAGTGACCCCGCCCCTCCCACCGTTATCACCTTCTTCAGACATGCACAAGAGAAATAG TCTACCAGGTCGTTCCTCAGAGTACCCTGATGAGAGGAGACGAGGTAGAGAATCGCCACGGTGGCATTCACACAAGAAGCATTCTTCGAAACGCGATCATCattataaaaaacatt TGGTGGACACGACGGACATGACGTCGACGACGACGCGCAGCCTGGACCTGTCGTCGCTGCTGGACGCGCGCTCGGACACGGACGCGAGCGCGGGGGACGCGCGCGCCATCCGCCGCCAGCTGCGCGGCCTCGAGAACATGTACGCGGAGGTGCTGCAGCTGCTCGGCGTGCGGAAGCCCATCTCCGCGCACAAGCACTCCTGGGAGGCCAG GTTGTCGTCGAAGCGTCGCTATGGCAGCATGTCCTCGCTCCCCTCCAGCTCAGTGAGCAGTCGCCCCGTCAGGGACAAGAGACGGAGCTCCAATGAGCACAGGAAGAAACAGGACTACAAG GGTATAAACAAGCGGTTCCAGCGGCTGGAGTCGCACGTGGTGACGCTGGCGCGCTCCGTCGCGCACCTGTCCAGCGAAATGAGAACCCAGCACCTCGTCATGCAGGAGATGGACACCATCCGCGCAGAGATCGCGGCCCTCAGGCATATGTACAA GTCCCAGCAACACATCCGTTCAGGTCACCAGCGGCATTCGGATCCGTATTCATTCAGTAACCCGGACAGGGTGAAGCGGCTCACCAAGTTCTTCGGAGATGAACCGCCACTAATGAGATTGTTTCTGAAGAAACTCGGCTATGAG AAGTACGCAGCGTTACTTGAGAAGGAGAAGGTGGGTGCTGCGGAGCTCCCATACGTCGGCGAGGACAGGCTGCGGGCGCTGGGCGTGCCGCTAGGACCCAGGATGAGGATCCTCAAAGAAGCCGGCATACATCAGGAACTACACCACTTATCCAGAGACGACCCCCACAACACCACCACGACCCTGGCTATTGTATAA